Proteins from a genomic interval of Desulfomicrobium macestii:
- a CDS encoding ADP-ribosylglycohydrolase family protein, whose translation MPRFIHQVQAVVPSLLPEFRVINPSQTSTIFNMTTTPIENSYWIVPNKFLAGEYPRTLDEESSISRIKALLKSGVGVFIDLTTPADGLKPYRDIVNSIDGTTKYCTFPIPDVSIPGSRQTTREILDLIDNSLAQGKGIYLHCWGGIGRTGTIVGCWLARHGFAGSAALEKLSSLWRWCPKSRHRQSPETEEQRNYILSWNEDAPDVLHNTILSRAQGCLMGQLAGDSLGSLVEFKSAEEIRALYPSGVRELADGGTWNTLAGQPTDDSELALMLARSLVEHGRFDKYKARNAYRFWYDSRPFDCGATIAAGLRDQPNFESQANGALMRVSPLGIFGTRHNLWDVGDWAKKDASITHPHLVCCEANALFAMALSRVIRSGCSSWSLYAGMLLWAETMDVHSALKGALADAATTPPKSYGRQQGWVLIAFQNAVWQLLHAPNLEEGVVDTVMRGGDTDTNAAICGALLGAVHGLGAVPAQWREKVIACRPEQRAGVAHPRPKVFWPVDALELAQQLLRNSGQT comes from the coding sequence GTGCCGCGCTTCATTCACCAAGTTCAAGCTGTTGTTCCTAGCTTGTTGCCGGAGTTCAGAGTTATAAATCCATCCCAAACCTCAACGATTTTCAACATGACAACAACACCAATCGAAAACTCCTATTGGATCGTCCCTAACAAATTTCTTGCCGGGGAATACCCGCGCACTCTTGACGAGGAATCCTCTATTTCAAGGATCAAGGCGCTGCTAAAGTCTGGCGTCGGGGTATTCATTGACCTGACCACCCCGGCGGACGGCCTCAAGCCTTATCGTGACATCGTCAACTCGATCGATGGGACGACCAAATACTGCACGTTTCCGATTCCGGATGTGAGCATTCCAGGGTCGCGGCAAACTACACGTGAGATTCTCGACCTGATCGACAACTCACTGGCCCAGGGCAAAGGGATCTATCTGCACTGCTGGGGCGGCATTGGCAGAACAGGTACGATTGTCGGGTGCTGGCTCGCCAGGCATGGCTTTGCCGGAAGCGCTGCCTTGGAGAAACTGTCCAGCCTGTGGCGATGGTGCCCCAAATCAAGGCACCGCCAATCCCCGGAAACTGAGGAACAGCGAAACTATATCCTGTCCTGGAATGAAGATGCGCCCGATGTTCTTCACAACACCATTCTCTCCCGCGCCCAGGGCTGCCTGATGGGACAGCTCGCAGGAGATTCCCTGGGGAGTCTGGTAGAATTCAAATCTGCGGAGGAGATACGGGCCCTATATCCATCAGGGGTACGCGAACTGGCCGACGGGGGAACGTGGAACACCCTGGCTGGTCAACCCACGGACGATTCGGAATTGGCCCTCATGCTCGCCCGGTCGTTAGTGGAACATGGCAGGTTCGACAAATACAAAGCTCGAAATGCCTACCGATTCTGGTACGACTCGCGCCCGTTCGATTGCGGAGCAACCATTGCGGCAGGCCTCAGGGATCAGCCCAATTTTGAGAGCCAAGCCAACGGCGCACTCATGCGCGTCAGCCCGCTGGGCATTTTTGGAACGCGTCACAACCTGTGGGACGTTGGCGACTGGGCAAAAAAGGACGCGTCCATAACCCATCCGCACTTGGTCTGCTGTGAAGCCAATGCCCTTTTCGCCATGGCCTTGTCCCGAGTCATTCGGAGCGGTTGCTCTTCGTGGAGTCTCTATGCCGGGATGCTGCTCTGGGCGGAGACAATGGACGTTCATTCCGCCTTGAAAGGGGCTCTCGCTGATGCAGCCACGACTCCACCCAAAAGCTACGGACGCCAGCAAGGATGGGTACTCATAGCCTTCCAGAACGCCGTCTGGCAGCTTCTCCATGCCCCAAACCTTGAAGAAGGCGTAGTCGATACGGTCATGCGCGGTGGCGACACCGACACCAATGCCGCCATTTGTGGAGCTCTTCTTGGGGCCGTGCATGGCCTTGGAGCAGTGCCCGCGCAATGGAGGGAAAAAGTGATTGCTTGCAGACCTGAACAACGTGCCGGAGTTGCGCACCCTCGCCCCAAAGTTTTCTGGCCTGTGGATGCATTGGAACTGGCGCAACAGCTTCTCAGAAATTCCGGACAGACCTGA
- the rmuC gene encoding DNA recombination protein RmuC, which translates to MNELLLYGPIALPAAAILLILAILYQMSRSALLMGARLDSFEKSLEMATRLIKEEIGQSRAESGRMLGDQRREVGESFRELSSGILQRISEAHCAQGRQFDALAAQFSDFTRSNQEQLAHLEKQAAESSKALREEVVGTLTKISESIGVTIKDLGTLQKNHMDSFSSQIAATAKVTTNKLDASFQESSALAKSLREEVVSTLTKISESMSNTLKDLSAAEKVQLDTFSAQLTELTRSTSGSLDTMRVQASANAKELREEIVKALTGISETTARTMGELGKTQKSQLDAMAAAMNQLSETNAAKLETVRSTVETKLQMLQTDNAKQLENMRQTVDEKLQGTLEKRLGESFRQVSERLEQVHKGLGEMQTLATGVGDLKKVLTNVKTRGTWGEIQLGALLEQVLSAEQYVRNASTREGAERVEFAVKLPGQNGDAPVLLPVDAKFPVEDYQRLLDAQERADAEGIDMAGRQLETRIKACARDIRDKYINPPASTDFGILFLPIEGLFAEVIRRPGLAECIQRDCRVVIAGPTTLWSILNSLQMGFRTLAIQKRSSEVWTLLGAVKTEWTKYGEVLDAVQKRINQASETIEKAKVRTRAIGRKLRNVQEMPIEESSALLSLPREGEDGELAVERQ; encoded by the coding sequence ATGAACGAACTGCTCTTGTACGGCCCCATCGCTCTGCCAGCAGCGGCCATCCTCCTGATCTTGGCCATCCTGTACCAGATGTCACGGAGCGCCCTGCTCATGGGTGCGCGACTCGATTCCTTTGAAAAATCCCTGGAAATGGCAACCCGTCTCATAAAGGAAGAAATCGGCCAAAGCCGTGCCGAATCAGGGCGAATGCTTGGTGATCAACGCCGAGAGGTCGGGGAGAGTTTCCGGGAGCTTTCGAGCGGGATACTTCAGCGAATTTCCGAGGCACATTGCGCTCAAGGGCGACAGTTCGATGCGCTGGCTGCGCAATTCTCCGACTTCACGAGGTCCAACCAGGAGCAGCTTGCGCACCTCGAAAAGCAGGCGGCCGAGAGCTCCAAGGCCCTGCGCGAGGAGGTTGTTGGCACGTTGACGAAAATTTCAGAGAGCATCGGCGTGACCATCAAAGACCTTGGGACGCTGCAGAAGAACCACATGGACTCATTTTCGAGTCAGATCGCGGCCACGGCCAAGGTCACCACGAACAAACTCGACGCCTCCTTCCAGGAATCCTCCGCTCTTGCCAAGAGCCTGAGAGAAGAAGTGGTGTCCACGTTGACCAAAATCTCGGAGTCCATGAGCAACACCCTCAAGGATCTCTCGGCAGCAGAGAAGGTCCAGCTTGACACGTTCTCGGCGCAACTGACCGAGCTGACCAGATCCACGTCCGGAAGCCTCGATACCATGCGCGTCCAGGCCTCCGCGAATGCCAAGGAACTGCGCGAAGAGATCGTCAAGGCCCTGACCGGCATCTCCGAGACTACGGCCAGGACCATGGGCGAACTCGGTAAGACGCAAAAATCGCAACTGGACGCCATGGCGGCGGCCATGAACCAGCTCTCGGAAACCAATGCTGCCAAACTGGAGACTGTCCGCTCCACTGTTGAGACAAAGCTGCAAATGCTTCAGACCGACAACGCCAAGCAGCTTGAAAACATGCGCCAGACCGTGGATGAAAAGCTCCAGGGCACCCTGGAAAAGCGCCTCGGCGAATCTTTCCGCCAGGTCAGCGAACGCCTCGAACAGGTCCACAAAGGACTCGGCGAAATGCAGACCCTGGCCACGGGCGTGGGCGACCTGAAGAAAGTTCTGACCAACGTCAAGACCCGCGGCACCTGGGGCGAGATCCAGCTCGGAGCGCTGCTCGAACAGGTTCTGAGCGCCGAGCAATACGTCCGCAACGCCTCCACCCGCGAAGGTGCGGAGCGCGTCGAGTTCGCCGTCAAATTGCCGGGACAGAATGGCGATGCACCCGTCCTGTTGCCTGTCGACGCCAAATTCCCGGTGGAGGACTACCAGCGGCTCCTTGATGCCCAAGAGCGCGCCGACGCAGAAGGCATCGACATGGCCGGTCGACAGCTCGAAACCCGCATCAAGGCCTGCGCCCGAGATATCCGCGACAAGTACATCAACCCACCTGCCAGCACAGACTTCGGCATTCTTTTCCTGCCCATCGAAGGGCTCTTCGCCGAGGTCATCCGCCGCCCGGGTCTCGCTGAATGCATCCAGCGCGATTGCCGAGTGGTCATCGCCGGCCCGACGACCCTGTGGTCAATCCTGAACAGTCTGCAGATGGGCTTTCGCACCCTGGCCATCCAGAAACGATCAAGCGAGGTCTGGACCCTGCTCGGCGCGGTCAAGACGGAATGGACCAAGTACGGCGAGGTCCTGGACGCGGTGCAGAAACGCATTAACCAGGCCTCGGAGACCATTGAGAAGGCCAAGGTCCGCACCCGCGCCATCGGGCGCAAGCTCAGAAACGTTCAGGAAATGCCGATCGAGGAATCATCGGCTCTGCTGTCTCTACCCAGGGAAGGCGAGGACGGAGAGCTTGCTGTTGAGAGACAATAA
- a CDS encoding PIN domain-containing protein produces the protein MRTNFVLIDYENVHVEALAGLDAEHFKILLFVGASQTKLPFVLAAAVQKMGTRAEYVKISGNGSNALDFHIAFYVGQLAAQDPTAYFHIISKDTGFDPLIQHLRSKKISVARSVSIADIPLLKASNAKTAPEKLEVIFTNLKQRGSAKPRTIKTLSSTISSLFQKQLADEELASLLAEMQGKGWILINENKVSYALA, from the coding sequence TTGCGCACCAACTTCGTTCTCATCGACTACGAAAACGTCCATGTCGAAGCCCTGGCCGGGCTGGACGCCGAGCATTTCAAGATTCTCCTGTTTGTAGGGGCGAGCCAGACGAAGCTGCCCTTCGTCCTCGCGGCCGCAGTCCAGAAGATGGGCACGCGGGCCGAGTACGTGAAGATTTCCGGCAACGGATCCAATGCCCTTGATTTCCATATCGCCTTCTATGTCGGCCAACTGGCCGCCCAGGATCCCACGGCCTACTTCCACATCATCTCCAAGGACACGGGCTTCGACCCTCTGATCCAGCACCTCAGAAGCAAGAAAATATCGGTCGCAAGGTCAGTCTCCATCGCTGACATCCCCCTGCTGAAGGCCTCGAACGCCAAGACTGCCCCGGAGAAGCTTGAAGTTATTTTTACCAACCTCAAGCAGCGTGGCTCAGCAAAGCCCCGCACCATCAAGACGCTCTCCAGCACCATCAGCTCCCTGTTCCAGAAGCAGCTCGCCGATGAGGAGCTCGCCTCGCTTTTGGCCGAAATGCAAGGCAAGGGCTGGATCCTCATCAATGAGAACAAGGTGTCCTATGCGCTGGCCTGA
- the metK gene encoding methionine adenosyltransferase: MSKITPPTEHFHLFTSESVSEGHPDKLADRISDRILDAFLERDPHSRVACETMLADQCVIVAGEFKTRRLDDFHAVRDSAEILVRQVLRDAGYRSAETGIDPDACEIQVRFNGQSREISQGVDRPDGILGAGDQGLMFGYACDETPELMPAPIVYAHRLVRRQAEARKSGLLPWLGPDAKSQVTFRYSEGSPVQIEAVVLSTQHDAGIGAEMLRAEVRTHIIDPVIPEALRSPAFRTLINPTGSFVTGGPKGDAGLTGRKIIVDTYGGAAPHGGGAFSGKDPSKVDRSAAYMARFLAKQIVARGWARRALVQLAYVIGMAEPVSFMVDTFGTGTEHCSGITSRLRREFDLRPQGIIDALDLLRPIYYPTAAYGHFGRTDLNLPWEVVR; this comes from the coding sequence ATGTCTAAAATCACACCCCCCACCGAGCATTTTCATCTCTTCACTTCGGAGTCCGTTTCCGAGGGCCATCCGGACAAACTCGCCGACCGGATCTCCGACCGCATCCTCGACGCCTTTCTTGAGCGCGACCCGCATTCCCGCGTCGCTTGCGAGACCATGCTGGCCGACCAGTGCGTCATTGTCGCGGGGGAGTTCAAGACCCGTCGGCTCGATGACTTCCACGCCGTGCGCGACTCGGCCGAAATCCTGGTGCGTCAGGTGCTTCGGGACGCTGGCTACCGCAGCGCTGAAACAGGCATCGATCCCGATGCCTGCGAAATCCAGGTGCGCTTCAACGGCCAGTCAAGGGAGATCAGCCAGGGCGTTGACCGTCCCGACGGCATCCTCGGCGCCGGGGACCAGGGGCTCATGTTCGGGTACGCCTGCGACGAAACTCCGGAGCTCATGCCCGCGCCCATCGTGTACGCGCACCGGTTGGTGCGAAGGCAGGCCGAGGCGCGCAAAAGCGGGCTGCTGCCATGGCTCGGGCCCGACGCCAAGTCCCAGGTCACCTTCCGGTACAGCGAAGGCAGTCCCGTCCAGATCGAGGCCGTGGTCCTTTCCACCCAGCACGACGCTGGCATCGGGGCGGAAATGCTGCGTGCTGAAGTAAGGACGCACATCATCGACCCCGTCATTCCGGAAGCGCTGCGTTCTCCTGCATTCCGCACCCTGATCAATCCCACCGGCAGCTTCGTCACCGGCGGGCCGAAGGGCGATGCCGGCCTGACCGGCCGCAAGATCATCGTGGATACCTACGGCGGCGCCGCCCCGCATGGTGGCGGGGCCTTCTCCGGGAAGGACCCGTCCAAGGTGGACCGCTCGGCCGCATACATGGCCCGCTTCCTGGCCAAGCAGATCGTGGCGCGGGGATGGGCCCGGCGTGCCCTGGTTCAGTTGGCATATGTCATCGGCATGGCAGAGCCCGTCAGCTTCATGGTTGACACCTTCGGCACCGGGACGGAGCATTGCTCCGGCATCACCTCACGCCTGCGCCGCGAATTCGACCTGCGGCCACAGGGGATCATCGACGCCCTGGATCTGCTCCGGCCCATCTATTATCCCACGGCGGCTTACGGACACTTTGGGAGAACCGATCTGAACCTCCCGTGGGAGGTGGTGCGATGA
- a CDS encoding ATP-binding protein — MRYISNPPDAASLMMSARSFGNYDLAGALADLIDNSIKAKAKVIRLQCLFNDGDPKIRIADNGTGMSLDELCKAMRPASQNPCEERAPDDMGRFGWGMKSASFSQCRFLTVLTRKKGQYSGASWDLDSLDNWNMGIFGDVEVKAECSKELLDSDGTEIIWRRCDRLSEGKTLNNEQFNELIIHARNKLALIYHRFINGEVKSKKLTIELNGIPVPDYDPFHRKHEATMQLECEPLKMGGRKKIRVQPYILPHYSKLKPADLDKLSGDEGLLKNQGFYVYRNNRLIIYGTWFRLLKHGDLSQLVRISVDIPNSLDEIWKITVDKSDAQLPSILRTRLRQIVDGLKRRSAKVFRSKGGKVSEHGKVSVWTRYVKNGEIRYEINRSHPLLTALFTDASPDLESKLDGALQVIEREFPVNMFGDDFSKGVERINQAEANPEHFMDFLSASLPGVLSECNGKLNLMAERIRNVEPFSSNWTLVEDFLTKEGWTNVNS, encoded by the coding sequence ATGCGCTACATTTCCAACCCACCAGATGCCGCTTCGCTTATGATGTCAGCGCGAAGCTTCGGCAACTATGATCTGGCTGGAGCTCTCGCCGATTTGATTGACAACAGCATCAAGGCCAAGGCCAAGGTAATCCGGCTTCAGTGTCTGTTCAACGATGGAGATCCGAAGATCAGAATTGCTGATAATGGCACAGGGATGTCTTTGGATGAGCTCTGCAAGGCCATGAGACCTGCAAGCCAAAATCCCTGTGAAGAGAGAGCTCCTGACGATATGGGAAGATTCGGCTGGGGCATGAAGTCCGCCTCGTTTTCCCAGTGCCGATTCCTAACTGTTCTTACAAGAAAGAAAGGCCAATATTCAGGTGCTTCTTGGGATTTGGATAGTCTTGACAACTGGAATATGGGGATCTTCGGGGATGTAGAGGTCAAGGCAGAGTGTTCCAAGGAACTGTTAGATTCAGACGGTACCGAAATCATTTGGAGGAGGTGTGACCGTCTGTCGGAAGGGAAAACACTCAACAACGAACAATTCAATGAACTGATCATTCACGCCCGCAACAAGCTGGCTCTCATTTATCACAGATTCATCAACGGAGAAGTCAAATCAAAGAAACTTACTATTGAACTGAATGGTATTCCGGTGCCTGATTACGATCCGTTCCACAGAAAGCATGAAGCAACCATGCAGCTCGAATGTGAGCCGCTGAAAATGGGTGGCAGGAAGAAGATAAGAGTCCAGCCGTATATCCTCCCCCACTACTCAAAGCTCAAGCCTGCCGACTTGGACAAGCTCTCAGGTGACGAAGGACTTCTCAAAAATCAAGGATTTTACGTCTATCGCAACAACCGCCTCATCATCTACGGAACTTGGTTCCGTCTGCTCAAGCACGGGGATCTGTCCCAGCTTGTGAGAATCAGTGTCGACATCCCAAACTCCCTCGATGAAATTTGGAAAATCACTGTCGACAAATCAGATGCACAGCTGCCATCTATTCTAAGGACGAGGCTGAGGCAGATCGTTGACGGATTAAAAAGACGCTCCGCCAAAGTCTTCAGGTCAAAGGGAGGGAAGGTCAGTGAACACGGGAAAGTCTCTGTCTGGACAAGATATGTGAAGAACGGGGAAATTCGCTATGAGATCAATCGATCACACCCGCTTCTGACAGCACTTTTCACGGATGCTTCTCCCGATCTGGAAAGCAAACTTGATGGTGCCTTGCAAGTTATCGAGCGGGAGTTTCCAGTCAATATGTTCGGGGATGATTTTTCCAAAGGGGTTGAAAGAATCAATCAGGCTGAAGCCAATCCGGAGCATTTCATGGATTTTCTTTCCGCTTCGCTCCCGGGGGTTCTTTCAGAATGCAACGGCAAGCTGAACCTCATGGCTGAGCGAATCAGAAATGTTGAGCCGTTCAGCAGTAACTGGACATTGGTTGAAGATTTTTTGACGAAGGAGGGCTGGACCAATGTTAACTCATGA
- a CDS encoding Z1 domain-containing protein: protein MLTHESKIAFFRIEISKEPKITREFIRETVLGGPWTFPEDEFEAIIRYLEHTFDITQTVGSSLKSAINKPWLTERRAEIDFFYWNRLRRYYTEKGILPPKVVGTLDADTDQILDYSGNPATEGPWKRRGAVMGHVQSGKTTNYSTLICKAADAGYKVIILLAGITNSLRQQTQERLDETFIGKKSVFQAAAQEPLSIINFAEQRRFPAYGTSRDRDFLKDAASTYGVSLAALNEPIIFITKKNKTTLERLRDWLKEQNVVETIDQPILLVDDEADNASINTANNPNQVTAINRAIREILALFSRSTYIGYTATPFANIFIDPESESEMLQDDLFPRDFIKALDPPNNYVGATRMFSEWGDLRASMVVPLDPEKDDFAAVLPLNHKKSQVISSLPKSLEQAVRTFILSRAIRVLRGDSRKHCSMMINVSRFNDVQETIFGLVYNYLSVLKNSITINSGLGAGAFKDANMIALRQTFELEYGDIEFSFSKIQSVLNSAVGSISVRTINMRGGALDYSRHQDTGLHVIAIGGLALSRGLTLEGLTVSYILRNASASDTLMQMARWFGYRPGYADICKLYIPESSLDHYELITEAIEELRAEIKRMELVNMTPNDFGLRVRNDPAAIRITAANKMRTATKMTIAQDYSGRHVEGYVLYNDDEVNSKNRFLTQNFLKKCGKYDIRESNFVLWNGVDAETVFHFIREFSFPEDHADLGIITSNRSLFMDYVSDRLKADLSSWDVVIPISKTSKYKSCDIIIGEKLPLRSRESGKVHKGKYKVTGKNRVANPGDEKFGLSSEEIEAVECEIKEEKTGRGCCSYSRHRKRPLLLIHAFEAKLKEDPKGEVLMLSSPVVTLTFCLPATSVKSVERTYQVNLVYKRQILESSVEPPDDDEAIIDGVDYA from the coding sequence ATGTTAACTCATGAAAGCAAAATAGCTTTTTTCCGAATTGAAATTTCGAAGGAACCAAAGATAACTCGGGAATTCATCAGGGAAACAGTGCTCGGTGGCCCATGGACATTCCCGGAGGATGAGTTTGAAGCCATAATTCGATATCTTGAGCACACTTTCGACATCACCCAGACCGTCGGATCTTCACTAAAAAGTGCGATCAACAAGCCTTGGCTTACCGAGAGAAGAGCTGAAATTGATTTTTTCTACTGGAATCGCCTCCGCCGCTATTACACGGAAAAAGGCATTCTGCCTCCCAAGGTTGTGGGTACTCTTGATGCGGATACTGATCAGATCCTCGACTATTCTGGAAATCCGGCCACGGAAGGGCCATGGAAGCGTCGTGGCGCGGTCATGGGCCACGTCCAATCAGGAAAGACGACTAATTATTCAACATTGATCTGCAAGGCTGCCGATGCCGGATACAAGGTCATAATTCTGCTTGCAGGCATCACAAACTCACTTCGTCAACAGACTCAGGAGAGACTGGACGAAACATTTATTGGCAAGAAGTCGGTTTTTCAGGCCGCAGCCCAAGAACCCCTCTCAATTATCAATTTTGCAGAACAGAGGAGATTTCCTGCTTACGGAACATCACGTGACAGGGATTTTCTCAAAGATGCGGCATCTACCTACGGAGTCAGCCTTGCGGCTTTGAACGAACCGATCATTTTCATAACGAAAAAAAACAAGACGACTCTTGAGAGACTGAGGGATTGGCTTAAGGAACAGAATGTTGTCGAAACTATTGATCAGCCCATTCTTTTGGTCGATGACGAGGCAGATAATGCCTCTATCAATACTGCAAATAATCCAAACCAAGTTACGGCCATAAACAGGGCAATTAGAGAGATTCTGGCTCTCTTTTCAAGATCAACCTATATCGGATATACAGCAACCCCTTTTGCCAACATATTTATCGATCCCGAATCCGAAAGTGAAATGCTACAGGATGATCTGTTTCCAAGAGACTTCATCAAGGCACTCGATCCTCCGAACAACTATGTTGGCGCAACTAGAATGTTTTCCGAATGGGGGGATCTCAGAGCGTCGATGGTTGTCCCTCTTGATCCCGAAAAGGATGATTTTGCGGCAGTCCTCCCGTTGAATCACAAAAAGAGTCAGGTTATTTCTTCCCTGCCGAAATCGCTTGAGCAGGCAGTCCGGACCTTTATCCTTTCTAGGGCGATCCGGGTGCTTAGAGGGGACAGCAGAAAGCATTGTTCGATGATGATCAATGTAAGTCGCTTCAATGATGTTCAAGAGACCATATTTGGACTTGTCTACAACTATCTGAGTGTGCTCAAGAATTCGATAACGATCAATTCAGGGCTTGGTGCTGGGGCATTCAAGGATGCCAACATGATTGCGCTAAGGCAGACTTTTGAATTGGAATACGGTGATATCGAATTTAGTTTCTCCAAAATTCAATCGGTTCTTAACAGCGCCGTTGGAAGCATCTCCGTCAGGACAATCAACATGAGGGGAGGCGCCCTTGATTATTCACGTCATCAAGATACAGGGCTTCATGTCATAGCAATTGGTGGACTAGCCTTGTCCCGCGGGTTGACTCTGGAAGGGCTGACCGTTTCATACATTCTTAGAAATGCGTCAGCCTCTGATACTTTGATGCAGATGGCAAGATGGTTCGGATACAGGCCTGGGTATGCGGATATCTGCAAACTCTACATTCCTGAAAGCTCACTGGATCACTATGAATTGATCACAGAAGCCATTGAAGAGCTTCGCGCTGAAATTAAGCGGATGGAACTGGTAAACATGACGCCAAATGATTTTGGCCTGCGGGTGCGTAACGATCCTGCAGCAATAAGAATTACAGCTGCCAACAAGATGAGGACTGCCACCAAGATGACTATAGCCCAAGATTATTCAGGGCGGCACGTCGAAGGCTATGTTCTCTACAACGATGATGAAGTCAACAGCAAAAACCGTTTCTTGACACAGAATTTTCTAAAAAAATGCGGTAAATATGATATTCGTGAAAGTAATTTTGTTCTTTGGAATGGTGTTGATGCCGAGACAGTCTTTCACTTCATTAGAGAGTTTTCCTTTCCTGAAGATCACGCTGACTTGGGCATTATAACGTCCAATAGATCTCTTTTCATGGACTACGTTTCTGACCGGCTCAAGGCAGACCTTAGTTCTTGGGACGTTGTCATCCCTATTTCAAAAACAAGCAAGTATAAGTCTTGCGATATTATTATCGGTGAGAAACTGCCGCTCAGAAGTCGTGAATCTGGAAAAGTACATAAAGGAAAATACAAAGTAACAGGAAAAAACAGAGTTGCTAATCCAGGTGACGAGAAGTTTGGTTTGAGCAGTGAAGAAATAGAGGCTGTGGAGTGCGAGATAAAAGAGGAAAAGACAGGGAGGGGATGCTGTTCATATAGCCGCCACAGAAAAAGACCACTCCTGTTGATACATGCATTCGAAGCTAAATTGAAGGAAGACCCCAAGGGGGAGGTTCTCATGCTGTCGAGCCCCGTAGTTACTCTGACCTTCTGCCTCCCGGCGACATCCGTAAAATCCGTTGAGCGGACCTACCAAGTCAACCTTGTGTATAAGCGTCAGATTCTCGAGTCCTCGGTGGAGCCGCCTGATGATGATGAGGCGATAATTGATGGGGTAGACTATGCCTGA
- a CDS encoding PD-(D/E)XK motif protein — protein MPENWDDFKSSVHPSELRVRRVDPHHPMNFFYGKDFHGNYVFLLRGRIYGEPPKTPKQLAGMDIVLDSWGEGEFELRFRLIDSAQVDIFKALCANLMSATERLKRDQHRIGLETTIRRLARWQELLRSRMAETLTQSQIIGLWGELLFFRDLFLAHLPPHVALSSWRGPFGDEQDFILGSKLIEIKTQLNSSDRKIQISSAEQLDTVSGQIILCHQIIGPAANEDSRGMSLNELVENVTARMGKDTAALDVYCSILIEFGYMKRNEYDVDKWVLNERRYYLVEEEFPAIKASELLSGISDVKYCIKTESISGFLVAEDQFSDSVFGQDLFG, from the coding sequence ATGCCTGAGAACTGGGACGATTTCAAAAGCAGCGTTCACCCGTCAGAGCTGAGAGTGCGGCGAGTCGATCCGCATCATCCGATGAATTTTTTCTATGGCAAGGATTTTCATGGAAATTACGTCTTCCTCCTCAGGGGAAGAATTTACGGGGAGCCGCCAAAGACGCCTAAGCAGCTGGCCGGTATGGATATCGTTTTGGATTCGTGGGGAGAGGGAGAGTTTGAGCTCAGGTTCAGACTAATCGACTCGGCACAGGTGGATATCTTCAAGGCGCTTTGTGCCAATCTCATGTCTGCCACGGAAAGACTCAAGAGAGACCAGCACAGGATTGGGCTTGAAACTACTATCCGTCGGCTGGCGAGATGGCAGGAGCTTCTCAGGTCCAGAATGGCGGAAACCCTTACTCAAAGCCAAATCATCGGACTGTGGGGAGAGCTCTTGTTTTTCAGGGACCTGTTTCTTGCACACCTTCCGCCACATGTGGCCTTGTCATCATGGCGAGGACCGTTTGGCGATGAGCAGGATTTCATCCTTGGTTCCAAGTTGATCGAGATCAAGACGCAACTGAACAGTTCCGATCGTAAGATTCAGATTTCATCAGCGGAGCAGCTGGATACCGTTTCGGGGCAGATTATCCTCTGTCATCAGATTATTGGCCCAGCAGCAAATGAAGACTCGCGAGGCATGTCGCTGAATGAACTAGTTGAGAATGTCACGGCGAGAATGGGGAAGGATACGGCAGCGCTTGATGTTTATTGCTCAATCCTCATTGAGTTTGGGTACATGAAGAGAAACGAGTATGATGTTGATAAATGGGTCTTAAATGAACGGCGTTACTATCTGGTCGAAGAAGAGTTTCCGGCCATTAAGGCGTCTGAACTTCTCTCGGGGATTTCCGATGTCAAGTACTGCATAAAGACAGAGTCGATTAGCGGTTTTCTGGTGGCAGAAGATCAGTTCAGCGACTCTGTTTTCGGTCAGGATCTTTTCGGGTGA